Proteins encoded together in one Coffea arabica cultivar ET-39 chromosome 2c, Coffea Arabica ET-39 HiFi, whole genome shotgun sequence window:
- the LOC113724179 gene encoding cellulose synthase A catalytic subunit 3 [UDP-forming]-like isoform X2, protein MESEGETKGKVLKNLCGQACQICGDTVGKTVDGEPFVACDVCAFPVCRPCYEYERKDGNQSCPQCKTRYKRHKGSPAIDGDGEEDGSADDNVSDVRYSAETQNEKQKVAERMLSWHMTYGRGEDVGLPKYDKEVSNNNIPLLTNGTDVSGELSQASPGRLSMASPGHPGGVKRIHQLPYGSDVNQSPNIRVVDPVREFGSPGLGNVAWKERVDGWKMKQEKHVVPMTTSHPPSERGVGDIDASTDVLVDDSLLNDEARQPLSRKVSIPSSRINPYRMVIVLRLAILCIFLHYRITNPVSNAYPLWLMSVICEIWFAMSWILDQFPKWLPVNRETYLDRLALRYDREGEPSQLAAVDIFVSTVDPLKEPPLVTANTVLSILAVDYPVDKVSCYVSDDGAAMLTFEALSETSEFARKWVPFCKKYSIEPRAPEWYFTQKIDYLKDKVHPSFAKDRRAMKREYEEFKIRVNALVAKAQKVPEEGWIMQDGTPWPGNNTRDHPGMIQVFLGQSGGLDSEGNELPRLVYVSREKRPGFQHHKKAGAMNALVRVSAVLTNGPFLLNLDCDHYVNNSKALREAMCFLMDPNLGKYVCYVQFPQRFDGIDRSDRYANRNTVFFDINLRGLDGIQGPVYVGTGCVFNRTALYGYEPPHKPKHKKPGLFSSCFGRSKKNSSKSSKKGSDKKKSSKHVDPTVPIFSLEDIEEGVEGAGFDDEKSLLMSQMSLEKRFGQSAVFVASTLMENGGVPQSATPETLLKEAIHVISCGYEDKAEWGSEIGWIYGSVTEDILTGFKMHARGWRSVYCMPQRPAFKGSAPINLSDRLNQVLRWALGSVEILFSRHCPIWYGYGGRLKWLERFAYVNTTIYPVTAIPLLIYCTLPAVCLLTGKFIIPQISNVASIWFISLFLSIFATGILEMRWSGVGIDEWWRNEQFWVIGGVSAHLFAVVQGLLKVLAGIDTNFTVTSKASDEDGDFAELYMFKWTTLLIPPTTLLIVNLVGVVAGISYAINSGYQSWGPLFGKLFFAFWVIVHLYPFLKGLMGRQNRTPTIVVVWSILLASIFSLLWVRIDPFTTRVTGPDVEQCGINC, encoded by the exons ATGGAATCAGAAGGAGAAACTAAG GGGAAGGTCTTGAAGAATTTATGTGGGCAGGCTTGCCAGATCTGTGGTGATACTGTTGGCAAAACTGTGGATGGGGAGCCATTTGTTGCTTGTGATGTCTGTGCATTCCCTGTATGCAGGCCATGTTATGAATATGAGAGGAAGGATGGAAATCAATCTTGCCCTCAGTGCAAAACCAGATACAAGAGACATAAAG GAAGCCCTGCAATTGATGGTGATGGAGAGGAGGATGGTTCTGCTGATGATAATGTAAGTGATGTTCGTTACTCTGCAGAAActcaaaatgagaagcaaaaggTTGCCGAGCGCATGTTGAGCTGGCATATGACTTACGGACGTGGCGAAGACGTTGGGTTACCAAAATATGATAAAGAAGTATCCAACAATAACATTCCTTTGCTAACAAACGGAACAGAT GTTTCTGGGGAGTTGTCTCAAGCATCTCCTGGACGCCTGTCTATGGCATCGCCAGGCCATCCTGGTGGTGTTAAACGCATCCATCAACTTCCTTATGGGTCTGATGTGAATCAATCAC CTAATATACGGGTTGTGGATCCTGTAAGAGAGTTTGGTTCTCCAGGGTTGGGAAATGTTGCCTGGAAAGAGAGAGTGGATGGATGGAAAATGAAGCAGGAGAAGCACGTTGTTCCGATGACTACTAGCCATCCTCCTTCTGAAAGAGGAGTGGGAGATATTGATGCGAGCACAGATGTGTTGGTGGATGATTCTCTACT GAATGATGAAGCTCGTCAGCCTCTTTCGAGAAAGGTTTCTATTCCATCATCCAGGATTAATCCTTACAGGATGGTTATTGTCCTCCGGCTAGCtattctttgcattttcttgcacTACCGAATAACAAATCCTGTGTCCAATGCATATCCTCTTTGGCTGATGTCTGTGATATGTGAGATTTGGTTTGCTATGTCTTGGATTTTGGATCAGTTCCCAAAGTGGCTTCCTGTTAATCGAGAAACATACCTTGACAGGCTTGCACTTAG ATATGATCGTGAAGGGGAGCCATCTCAATTAGCTGCTGTTGATATTTTTGTCAGTACTGTTGATCCTCTGAAGGAGCCTCCTCTTGTTACAGCCAATACTGTCCTGTCCATTCTTGCAGTTGACTATCCAGTTGACAAGGTGTCATGCTATGTCTCCGATGATGGTGCAGCTATGTTGACATTTGAAGCTCTATCAGAAACATCAGAATTTGCAAGAAAATGGGTTCCTTTCTGCAAAAAGTACAGCATTGAACCAAGGGCTCCAGAGTGGTATTTTACCCAGAAGATCGATTATTTGAAAGATAAAGTTCACCCTTCATTTGCGAAAGATCGTAGGGCCATGAAG AGAGAGTATGAGGAGTTCAAAATACGTGTCAACGCCCTTGTTGCTAAAGCCCAAAAAGTTCCTGAAGAAGGATGGATCATGCAAGATGGTACACCTTGGCCTGGAAATAACACTAGGGATCATCCAGGCATGATTCAG GTTTTCTTGGGTCAAAGTGGAGGTCTTGACAGTGAGGGTAATGAACTGCCTAGATTAGTCTATGTTTCTCGTGAGAAGCGTCCAGGCTTCCAACATCACAAGAAAGCTGGTGCTATGAATGCTCTT GTTCGTGTTTCTGCTGTTCTTACAAATGGACCTTtcttgttgaatcttgattgtGATCACTATGTAAACAACAGCAAGGCTTTGCGAGAAGCAATGTGCTTTCTGATGGATCCCAACCTTGGAAAATATGTTTGTTATGTTCAATTTCCACAGAGATTTGATGGTATTGATAGGAGTGATCGTTATGCAAATCGAAACACTGTGTTCTTTGAT ATAAACTTGAGAGGTTTGGATGGCATTCAAGGACCAGTTTATGTGGGTACTGGATGCGTCTTTAACAGAACAGCTCTGTATGGTTATGAGCCTCCTCACAAACCTAAGCACAAAAAACCAGGTCTATTTTCTTCTTGCTTCGGTAGATCAAAAAAGAACAGTTCTAAGTCAAGTAAGAAGGGATCAGACAAAAAGAAGTCTAGTAAGCATGTTGATCCTACTGTGCCCATCTTCAGCTTGGAGGATATAGAGGAAGGAGTTGAAG GTGCTGGATTTGATGATGAGAAGTCATTGTTGATGTCACAAATGAGCCTTGAGAAAAGATTTGGTCAGTCTGCTGTTTTTGTTGCTTCAACGCTTATGGAGAATGGTGGTGTCCCTCAGTCTGCTACGCCAGAGACACTTCTCAAAGAGGCAATTCATGTGATTAGTTGTGGATACGAGGATAAAGCAGAATGGGGAAGTGAG ATTGGGTGGATTTATGGTTCCGTCACAGAAGATATTCTCACAGGATTCAAGATGCATGCCCGTGGTTGGCGTTCAGTTTACTGCATGCCTCAGAGGCCTGCATTCAAGGGGTCAGCTCCAATCAATCTTTCTGATCGTCTGAACCAGGTGCTTCGATGGGCTTTAGGATCCGTGGAAATTCTTTTCAGCCGGCATTGCCCCATATGGTATGGGTATGGTGGAAGGCTGAAGTGGCTAGAGAGATTTGCATATGTCAATACTACCATTTACCCAGTCACTGCCATTCCTCTCCTTATCTATTGTACTTTGCCTGCTGTCTGTCTACTTACTGGGAAGTTTATTATTCCACAG ATTAGTAACGTTGCCAGCATATGGTTTATATCCCTCTTTCTTTCAATCTTTGCCACTGGTATCCTTGAGATGCGTTGGAGTGGTGTTGGCATTGATGAATGGTGGAGGAATGAACAGTTTTGGGTCATTGGTGGTGTCTCTGCTCATCTTTTTGCTGTCGTCCAAGGGTTGCTCAAGGTGCTTGCTGGAATTGATACCAACTTCACTGTCACATCCAAGGCATCAGATGAGGACGGCGATTTTGCAGAACTCTACATGTTCAAATGGACAACCCTTCTGATACCACCCACAACTCTCCTCATTGTAAACTTGGTTGGTGTTGTTGCAGGCATTTCCTATGCAATCAACAGTGGTTACCAGTCTTGGGGTCCCCTCTTTGGAAAGCTATTCTTTGCCTTCTGGGTGATCGTTCATCTCTATCCTTTCCTCAAAGGTTTGATGGGTCGCCAAAACCGGACACCTACCATTGTGGTCGTGTGGTCAATCCTTCTTGCTTCCATCTTCTCTTTGTTGTGGGTGCGGATCGATCCCTTCACCACCAGAGTTACTGGCCCGGATGTTGAGCAGTGTGGAATTAACTGTTAA
- the LOC113724179 gene encoding cellulose synthase A catalytic subunit 3 [UDP-forming]-like isoform X1, whose amino-acid sequence MESEGETKGKVLKNLCGQACQICGDTVGKTVDGEPFVACDVCAFPVCRPCYEYERKDGNQSCPQCKTRYKRHKGSPAIDGDGEEDGSADDNVSDVRYSAETQNEKQKVAERMLSWHMTYGRGEDVGLPKYDKEVSNNNIPLLTNGTDVSGELSQASPGRLSMASPGHPGGVKRIHQLPYGSDVNQSRKLSLFVVYHLSLCHGLFLLLESQECILLCAANIRVVDPVREFGSPGLGNVAWKERVDGWKMKQEKHVVPMTTSHPPSERGVGDIDASTDVLVDDSLLNDEARQPLSRKVSIPSSRINPYRMVIVLRLAILCIFLHYRITNPVSNAYPLWLMSVICEIWFAMSWILDQFPKWLPVNRETYLDRLALRYDREGEPSQLAAVDIFVSTVDPLKEPPLVTANTVLSILAVDYPVDKVSCYVSDDGAAMLTFEALSETSEFARKWVPFCKKYSIEPRAPEWYFTQKIDYLKDKVHPSFAKDRRAMKREYEEFKIRVNALVAKAQKVPEEGWIMQDGTPWPGNNTRDHPGMIQVFLGQSGGLDSEGNELPRLVYVSREKRPGFQHHKKAGAMNALVRVSAVLTNGPFLLNLDCDHYVNNSKALREAMCFLMDPNLGKYVCYVQFPQRFDGIDRSDRYANRNTVFFDINLRGLDGIQGPVYVGTGCVFNRTALYGYEPPHKPKHKKPGLFSSCFGRSKKNSSKSSKKGSDKKKSSKHVDPTVPIFSLEDIEEGVEGAGFDDEKSLLMSQMSLEKRFGQSAVFVASTLMENGGVPQSATPETLLKEAIHVISCGYEDKAEWGSEIGWIYGSVTEDILTGFKMHARGWRSVYCMPQRPAFKGSAPINLSDRLNQVLRWALGSVEILFSRHCPIWYGYGGRLKWLERFAYVNTTIYPVTAIPLLIYCTLPAVCLLTGKFIIPQISNVASIWFISLFLSIFATGILEMRWSGVGIDEWWRNEQFWVIGGVSAHLFAVVQGLLKVLAGIDTNFTVTSKASDEDGDFAELYMFKWTTLLIPPTTLLIVNLVGVVAGISYAINSGYQSWGPLFGKLFFAFWVIVHLYPFLKGLMGRQNRTPTIVVVWSILLASIFSLLWVRIDPFTTRVTGPDVEQCGINC is encoded by the exons ATGGAATCAGAAGGAGAAACTAAG GGGAAGGTCTTGAAGAATTTATGTGGGCAGGCTTGCCAGATCTGTGGTGATACTGTTGGCAAAACTGTGGATGGGGAGCCATTTGTTGCTTGTGATGTCTGTGCATTCCCTGTATGCAGGCCATGTTATGAATATGAGAGGAAGGATGGAAATCAATCTTGCCCTCAGTGCAAAACCAGATACAAGAGACATAAAG GAAGCCCTGCAATTGATGGTGATGGAGAGGAGGATGGTTCTGCTGATGATAATGTAAGTGATGTTCGTTACTCTGCAGAAActcaaaatgagaagcaaaaggTTGCCGAGCGCATGTTGAGCTGGCATATGACTTACGGACGTGGCGAAGACGTTGGGTTACCAAAATATGATAAAGAAGTATCCAACAATAACATTCCTTTGCTAACAAACGGAACAGAT GTTTCTGGGGAGTTGTCTCAAGCATCTCCTGGACGCCTGTCTATGGCATCGCCAGGCCATCCTGGTGGTGTTAAACGCATCCATCAACTTCCTTATGGGTCTGATGTGAATCAATCACGTAAGCTCTCTTTGTTTGTTGTGTATCATCTTAGTTTATGCCATGGCCTTTTCTTGTTATTGGAATCTCAAGAATGTATTTTGTTATGTGCAGCTAATATACGGGTTGTGGATCCTGTAAGAGAGTTTGGTTCTCCAGGGTTGGGAAATGTTGCCTGGAAAGAGAGAGTGGATGGATGGAAAATGAAGCAGGAGAAGCACGTTGTTCCGATGACTACTAGCCATCCTCCTTCTGAAAGAGGAGTGGGAGATATTGATGCGAGCACAGATGTGTTGGTGGATGATTCTCTACT GAATGATGAAGCTCGTCAGCCTCTTTCGAGAAAGGTTTCTATTCCATCATCCAGGATTAATCCTTACAGGATGGTTATTGTCCTCCGGCTAGCtattctttgcattttcttgcacTACCGAATAACAAATCCTGTGTCCAATGCATATCCTCTTTGGCTGATGTCTGTGATATGTGAGATTTGGTTTGCTATGTCTTGGATTTTGGATCAGTTCCCAAAGTGGCTTCCTGTTAATCGAGAAACATACCTTGACAGGCTTGCACTTAG ATATGATCGTGAAGGGGAGCCATCTCAATTAGCTGCTGTTGATATTTTTGTCAGTACTGTTGATCCTCTGAAGGAGCCTCCTCTTGTTACAGCCAATACTGTCCTGTCCATTCTTGCAGTTGACTATCCAGTTGACAAGGTGTCATGCTATGTCTCCGATGATGGTGCAGCTATGTTGACATTTGAAGCTCTATCAGAAACATCAGAATTTGCAAGAAAATGGGTTCCTTTCTGCAAAAAGTACAGCATTGAACCAAGGGCTCCAGAGTGGTATTTTACCCAGAAGATCGATTATTTGAAAGATAAAGTTCACCCTTCATTTGCGAAAGATCGTAGGGCCATGAAG AGAGAGTATGAGGAGTTCAAAATACGTGTCAACGCCCTTGTTGCTAAAGCCCAAAAAGTTCCTGAAGAAGGATGGATCATGCAAGATGGTACACCTTGGCCTGGAAATAACACTAGGGATCATCCAGGCATGATTCAG GTTTTCTTGGGTCAAAGTGGAGGTCTTGACAGTGAGGGTAATGAACTGCCTAGATTAGTCTATGTTTCTCGTGAGAAGCGTCCAGGCTTCCAACATCACAAGAAAGCTGGTGCTATGAATGCTCTT GTTCGTGTTTCTGCTGTTCTTACAAATGGACCTTtcttgttgaatcttgattgtGATCACTATGTAAACAACAGCAAGGCTTTGCGAGAAGCAATGTGCTTTCTGATGGATCCCAACCTTGGAAAATATGTTTGTTATGTTCAATTTCCACAGAGATTTGATGGTATTGATAGGAGTGATCGTTATGCAAATCGAAACACTGTGTTCTTTGAT ATAAACTTGAGAGGTTTGGATGGCATTCAAGGACCAGTTTATGTGGGTACTGGATGCGTCTTTAACAGAACAGCTCTGTATGGTTATGAGCCTCCTCACAAACCTAAGCACAAAAAACCAGGTCTATTTTCTTCTTGCTTCGGTAGATCAAAAAAGAACAGTTCTAAGTCAAGTAAGAAGGGATCAGACAAAAAGAAGTCTAGTAAGCATGTTGATCCTACTGTGCCCATCTTCAGCTTGGAGGATATAGAGGAAGGAGTTGAAG GTGCTGGATTTGATGATGAGAAGTCATTGTTGATGTCACAAATGAGCCTTGAGAAAAGATTTGGTCAGTCTGCTGTTTTTGTTGCTTCAACGCTTATGGAGAATGGTGGTGTCCCTCAGTCTGCTACGCCAGAGACACTTCTCAAAGAGGCAATTCATGTGATTAGTTGTGGATACGAGGATAAAGCAGAATGGGGAAGTGAG ATTGGGTGGATTTATGGTTCCGTCACAGAAGATATTCTCACAGGATTCAAGATGCATGCCCGTGGTTGGCGTTCAGTTTACTGCATGCCTCAGAGGCCTGCATTCAAGGGGTCAGCTCCAATCAATCTTTCTGATCGTCTGAACCAGGTGCTTCGATGGGCTTTAGGATCCGTGGAAATTCTTTTCAGCCGGCATTGCCCCATATGGTATGGGTATGGTGGAAGGCTGAAGTGGCTAGAGAGATTTGCATATGTCAATACTACCATTTACCCAGTCACTGCCATTCCTCTCCTTATCTATTGTACTTTGCCTGCTGTCTGTCTACTTACTGGGAAGTTTATTATTCCACAG ATTAGTAACGTTGCCAGCATATGGTTTATATCCCTCTTTCTTTCAATCTTTGCCACTGGTATCCTTGAGATGCGTTGGAGTGGTGTTGGCATTGATGAATGGTGGAGGAATGAACAGTTTTGGGTCATTGGTGGTGTCTCTGCTCATCTTTTTGCTGTCGTCCAAGGGTTGCTCAAGGTGCTTGCTGGAATTGATACCAACTTCACTGTCACATCCAAGGCATCAGATGAGGACGGCGATTTTGCAGAACTCTACATGTTCAAATGGACAACCCTTCTGATACCACCCACAACTCTCCTCATTGTAAACTTGGTTGGTGTTGTTGCAGGCATTTCCTATGCAATCAACAGTGGTTACCAGTCTTGGGGTCCCCTCTTTGGAAAGCTATTCTTTGCCTTCTGGGTGATCGTTCATCTCTATCCTTTCCTCAAAGGTTTGATGGGTCGCCAAAACCGGACACCTACCATTGTGGTCGTGTGGTCAATCCTTCTTGCTTCCATCTTCTCTTTGTTGTGGGTGCGGATCGATCCCTTCACCACCAGAGTTACTGGCCCGGATGTTGAGCAGTGTGGAATTAACTGTTAA